The nucleotide sequence TGGATgctgtagataatattgttttcaGCTCGGAAACTTGGTTTGACATGCAATATATCATCCTGAAACACACTAGATTATATTTAGTATTAGTCAAATGAATTTATGAGCAGCTTTACAAACATCAGAATGATTGCAAGTTGTCATATATGCACAAATCTAAACAAATTAGAAGCAAAATTCCCGTCACTGAAATGCTGTCTCTGGTGCTTTCCAGCTTATTGCATCATGtacccaaagaaaaaaaaaatcttgattAATGGTCAAAAGAAATTTATATTGGGAATCTCATTACAGTGATTCTGAATTgaattactcttttttttttttttttgtcaaaaagaaAAACCTATAGCACGCTTGAAAAAATAGGATTTCAAAGTCCTAACACATAGAAACTATATTTGATTCCTATTTTTGTGAAGAAACTAGACCAGCACATACACAAGATGAATGAGAACAGAAATACTGATGAGTATAATTCGTACTACCTGTTCAAAGATTCCTGAAGTTGAAGAACTATTCTTTCAGTTTCCTCTAACTTTCTACGTCCTTCCTCACTTGATACCCGAGCTTCTACGTATCTCCTTTCACACTCATTGGCTCTTTGTTTTTCAGCTTGCAACATGACCTATGTGAAAACAGACAGGAGTATCAAATTGTAGATGCTGTAATTCCGAAGCCAGTTTAAAATGACAACAATAATGGAATAAATAGAATGGTAATTCTCTTATTTATACGTTCAATATCATTACCTTCAGACTTTCAACTTCTGCAGTAAGAATTTTAACTCTTTCAGCGTTTTGATCAGGACTTGAAAGATCTTCGGTTATAGAGCATGCATCTTCAATTTCTACCTGTGCAACCTGACTTTTAGACAATGCATCTATTTCAAACCCTCTGCTTACATTAGTAAGCAGGGAGGACTCTGCATTTGTTGCCTCTtcaaccttttctttttccaagtCAGTCTGCAAACATAATCTAAGCTtcagtaaaaagtaaaaacacttaaaaaagcACTACCTTGCATAATGCTCCTGATTTTGTACAAGGTATAATACTCGTCTGTAGAAAATAGATTTCATCATGAGAATTTAGAAGTAAAGATACTTTGTGCCGCATTATTGTAAGTGCCATCCATTGATTTCagcactttaacgaaaagcacctggtactgttcactttaatgaaaaaccacatttttacactaaaaaatcaatcttggtactattcactttatcctttattttgtccttgtcattaaaactcaaagttttcaagcccttttcattagttttccttatttaatAATAGGGCACGCTTTCGTAATTTCTATCAGTGAAACCTGATAATAAGGCAACAAATCTGTTGCATCAACTTTGCTTACATTAGCTTGCACGGAGGGCTCCAACTTCGGTGTTTCTGCTATTTTTGTCTCCAAATCAGTCTGTACAAATGGGCAAAATCCAGTTAACGAACTTGAAAGTACAATAGTTGTCTGTAAAAAGGATAGTTCCATTACAAGAATTTAAAAGTGAAGATATTTAGTGCCACATTAACCGTAGCATAAATGTTTAACATTCAAATGCGAAGCATGATTTCTTAACAAGAGCTTAGAAGTAAGAAATTTGGTGCTGCATTATTGATACTTCTTTAAGTTTCTTATTACCTGAACAATAACTTTAGGCTTAGATTGGGCTCTACATCTAAAAACATCACGAGCAGCCATTGCACGTAAACCTGTCTGTAGACAAGTGAGAAGAATTTAATTTTGAGATTTTCTCCGGGTGTTTCACATATCCTTAGAGAATGTGAAAAGAAACCAAATACGTAAAATTAGAGAAACAGGAAACTAGGCCACCTGAATAATAACTGCCGCATTAATTCTACATCTAAAAACATCACGAGCAGCCATTGCCCGTAAACCTGTCTGTAGACAATTGAGGAGAATTTAATTTTGAGATTTTCTCTAGGTGTTTCACAATGTGAAAAGCAACCAAATATGTAATATAGAGAAACAGGAACTAGGTCAACTGAATAATAACTGCCGCATTAATTCTACATCTAAAATCATAACGAGCAGCCATTGCCCGTAAACCTGTCTGTAAGAGAAAGGAGAACAAAGTTGAGAGTCTTTCCTCACCAGGCGTTAAGACACTTTGTTTAAAATAGTGAAAAGCAACAAACTATGTATATTGTATATAGCAAGTTACCCATACAGGAAGCTGGATAATCACCTGAATAATAATTGCCGCATTAACCCTATATCTAAATTCATCACGGGCAGCCACTGCCCTTACACCTGCCTGTAAGATAGTCGAAGCGAACTTGATTCTGAGATAGTCTTTTCTTGCCAGGCGTTTACGGGCAGTCTTCTGAATTTTAACTGCGGAAATCTCCCGCTTCTTGAGCTTGAATAACTTGCGAACCAGTTCTCCTGAATCATAAACAACGAAATacttgtaaaatattgtacataTAAAACTAGCGAGTATATGCAGATAATTGCAAGGGTATTTAGTATATAGTGGATAAGTGCACTAACTGCTAGGGTAATGCAATTCTACATAAATTCAGGAGGATCAAATCTACTAAAAGTTTTCAGGATTTTgccttaaaaaagaaaaaaaaaaagaaaaaggaacatCTCAAGAAAATGGCTATCTCTTCTTTTTATGCACTCACCTTTACAAAATGATTGTACACAAATAGAAGCCTCCCGTGTAGAAACATACTTTTTACGAGTTATACGAGTCCTGCCCCGCGTTTGAATCACCTTAGATGAGTCGCCAAGTAAGAGTATTCTCTTTGCATCTAGCTCAGCCATCTGACCAGCTCTTAGGAAAACCTTTGTTTTCCCTATCTGCACAAAAAAATACGTAAATAAAGCTTAGTTGAATATATAAAGATATCTTGCAACTAAATGACGCAATCTTTGATTTTAAGGTGATTTCACACTGGCTCTATAAATAAGTCATGATCAAACTCTGGGGGAAACTTTTCATTATTTACAAAGGTATCTTGTGTCTTGAATTTCTATCAGTCCCATTTTCTTTCCTCCCCTCCTTATTCCCTCTTCTCTCTGTTTTCAGCTATTTCAATTGGGTTCTGCATCATAGCTATCCAATCAATAATAGTCATAGGATAGGAGCTTCCTACTATATGATAGTTGTGGTGAACCACCACGGAAAATCCAAGTATATCTGGAGTTCCATAATTTTCTGTTGTGAACTTGTCGTGTGATTGTAAATGTAATAGTGATTGATAAGCACTAATGTTCTTATTACCTGATAACCTCTAAGGCCCATCTTCACCAAAATCTTTTCACAGGCTTCATTTTCAGGACAACTGATCATATAGGCATTAAGTTCAGAAATGGGAACATAACCAAAATACCAGTGAAATAGCAGAAAAGATACCAATGAGATTGAAGATGaaaatgtgaagaaaaaaaaattaaaaatgaaagcgTAAGTTGGAACTTACTCCATTTTTAAAACTTCTGGGGCCAGGACACGGAATCGACTTAAAAATTCAGAAAAACTCCTGTAAGTAGGGTATCCAGCACATTTTATTCGGACAGCCTCTAAAACACCCTATGCAAATGACAAAGTATTAAGGCCACCAATTCATTATAAGTCGTAGTATACACACAGTTCACATTATACTTACACCAGAACGTAGCTGTTGCATGACATTATCATTCTCAAATACAGCGGGCTTTAAAACATTATTCGGCTTTATACATCTTATGTAATGGGGTTCTGTAGAATTTAGTATTTCCATCAATTGTTGGAGTTGTAGCTGCATCAAAATGGTCAGAAAATTAAGTTTCACCTCTGTGAATTAAATCATCTCATGACACATGAAAAAACATGAGTAACTGCTTTTCCAGTATTTTGTATGGTATAATCCAAAACAACAATACTCATTCTTTCCAAGACCACAATTGTAGGCAGACGGCCTGAATAGAAGATACCTTAAAACGAGAACTGATGGATGAAAACTTGGAAGATTTGGCCACCTCCTCAGTAAGTGGAGGGAAAAGGCCTGCTACAAAAGAACATGTCGATGCACTCAACAAATCTCGATGTTCAGGAACAATATAGTCTTTATTTTTGTCAAGAAATTGATCAGACTGATATTGTACCTGAAAAAAAAAGTGCAAAAAGAAAAGACAGTTCAGTGGAAACCACATTACAAAAGATAGATTTCAGTGCAAAATACAGGAACCAAGCCCACTTCTCCTGCATAATGAACAATGGTGAAATCTGAGCGGGTCAGTTTTGGCTTGATGAAGCGTTTGTGATCTTTGAATGTCTGATACAGCTTTGTTGAAAATGTTTCATGAGTTGATTTTGGAAACATACTGCAACGCGAAAATGTTGTCCAAGAAAAATGTGATTAGAAATATAGATGAACTGAAAACTTCAGTGCCATCCAACACAATAATGTTCAATTTCAGTGAAGAAAGTGGAGATCCTGTGCATGTGTGTGCCATCCAACCTAATATGAAGTATCTGAGCAGGAATCTCTGTTCACGTGTGTGCAATTTCAGTGAAGAAAGTGGAGATTTTCTATCTTAACTTCACCTAATATGAAGTATCTGAGCAAGAACCATTTTGTagcaagtgtgtgtgtgcatgtaACTGCAGTCAAGAATGAAGAGATGTTCATACCAAGCTTCATCAAGCAGAGCAATAATCCCCCCTTTCTTCTGCAGAAACGAAATCAACTAGTGATGAGTGTATGGGTGTATGGCAGCTAATTCAGTATACTACTCATAAGTTAACTGCTGGACGAACAAATCAGaaatacactaaaataaaaCCAAGAGAGTAAATTCAATGTACCATTCAGAAACACATGCAaaatttttaccaattattATCATGGCGTGGAAAGACATTTGGGGTTCTAAAATAAGGGTTGCAACAACAAACATGATGTCCCATAGACATGGCCGTTCACAATGATACACTCTAATATCATGAATGATGCAGCACAGGAAAGGGACAAGTCTTCATTTttaaaggggagagagagagagagagagagagagagagagagagagagtaaaaagaAGACCTGTTCAATGAGATCAAGGACATCTTTATTATCAACAAATTCTATGTAGCTCCAATCGATTTCCTCTTTAGTGTATTCCTC is from Malus sylvestris chromosome 5, drMalSylv7.2, whole genome shotgun sequence and encodes:
- the LOC126623260 gene encoding myosin-11-like isoform X1, whose translation is MAKPVTIVVGSHIWVENPVWIDGEVLNIKGDDAEIQTSGGSKVVAKLSKIYPKDTETPPGGVDDMTKLSYLHEPGVLHNLATRYEINEIYTYTGNILIAINPFQSLSHLYDADMMERYNGVPYGELRPHVFAIADAAYREMIKEGKGNSILVSGESGAGKTETTKMLMRYLAYLGGNAAAEGRTVEQKVLESNPVLEAFGNAKTVRNNNSSRFGKFVEIQFDKCGRISGAAIRTYLLERSRVCQISDSERNYHCFYLLCAAPPQEIEKYKLGEPKLYHYLNQSNCYELDGTSDQHNYLSTRRAMDVVGINAVEQEAIFRVVAAILHLGNIDFANGGDNDSSVLKNDESLFHLQMTAELLMCNPRALEDALCKRVMVTPEEIIKKSLDPHGATVSRDGLAKTIYSRLFDWLVDKINFSIGQDPNSKCLIGVLDIYGFESFKTNSFEQFCINYTNEKLQQHFNKHVFKTQQEEYTKEEIDWSYIEFVDNKDVLDLIEQKKGGIIALLDEACMFPKSTHETFSTKLYQTFKDHKRFIKPKLTRSDFTIVHYAGEVQYQSDQFLDKNKDYIVPEHRDLLSASTCSFVAGLFPPLTEEVAKSSKFSSISSRFKLQLQQLMEILNSTEPHYIRCIKPNNVLKPAVFENDNVMQQLRSGGVLEAVRIKCAGYPTYRSFSEFLSRFRVLAPEVLKMDCPENEACEKILVKMGLRGYQIGKTKVFLRAGQMAELDAKRILLLGDSSKVIQTRGRTRITRKKYVSTREASICVQSFCKGELVRKLFKLKKREISAVKIQKTARKRLARKDYLRIKFASTILQAGVRAVAARDEFRYRVNAAIIIQTGLRAMAARYDFRCRINAAVIIQTGLRAMAARDVFRCRINAAVIIQTGLRAMAARDVFRCRAQSKPKVIVQTDLETKIAETPKLEPSVQANTDLEKEKVEEATNAESSLLTNVSRGFEIDALSKSQVAQVEIEDACSITEDLSSPDQNAERVKILTAEVESLKVMLQAEKQRANECERRYVEARVSSEEGRRKLEETERIVLQLQESLNRMIYCMSNQVSELKTILSTASKSSSTTSGPLVRHEGFDSISSNSDYSSTDSDFTFPAPATSSVNFSSTGPSSIQLIVQDVSGGEVSGSENEKEGAFDDFF
- the LOC126623260 gene encoding myosin-9-like isoform X6; this encodes MTKLSYLHEPGVLHNLATRYEINEIYTYTGNILIAINPFQSLSHLYDADMMERYNGVPYGELRPHVFAIADAAYREMIKEGKGNSILVSGESGAGKTETTKMLMRYLAYLGGNAAAEGRTVEQKVLESNPVLEAFGNAKTVRNNNSSRFGKFVEIQFDKCGRISGAAIRTYLLERSRVCQISDSERNYHCFYLLCAAPPQEIEKYKLGEPKLYHYLNQSNCYELDGTSDQHNYLSTRRAMDVVGINAVEQEAIFRVVAAILHLGNIDFANGGDNDSSVLKNDESLFHLQMTAELLMCNPRALEDALCKRVMVTPEEIIKKSLDPHGATVSRDGLAKTIYSRLFDWLVDKINFSIGQDPNSKCLIGVLDIYGFESFKTNSFEQFCINYTNEKLQQHFNKHVFKTQQEEYTKEEIDWSYIEFVDNKDVLDLIEQKKGGIIALLDEACMFPKSTHETFSTKLYQTFKDHKRFIKPKLTRSDFTIVHYAGEVQYQSDQFLDKNKDYIVPEHRDLLSASTCSFVAGLFPPLTEEVAKSSKFSSISSRFKLQLQQLMEILNSTEPHYIRCIKPNNVLKPAVFENDNVMQQLRSGGVLEAVRIKCAGYPTYRSFSEFLSRFRVLAPEVLKMDCPENEACEKILVKMGLRGYQIGKTKVFLRAGQMAELDAKRILLLGDSSKVIQTRGRTRITRKKYVSTREASICVQSFCKGELVRKLFKLKKREISAVKIQKTARKRLARKDYLRIKFASTILQAGVRAVAARDEFRYRVNAAIIIQTGLRAMAARYDFRCRINAAVIIQTGLRAMAARDVFRCRINAAVIIQTGLRAMAARDVFRCRAQSKPKVIVQTDLETKIAETPKLEPSVQANTDLEKEKVEEATNAESSLLTNVSRGFEIDALSKSQVAQVEIEDACSITEDLSSPDQNAERVKILTAEVESLKVMLQAEKQRANECERRYVEARVSSEEGRRKLEETERIVLQLQESLNRMIYCMSNQVSELKTILSTASKSSSTTSGPLVRHEGFDSISSNSDYSSTDSDFTFPAPATSSVNFSSTGPSSIQLIVQDVSGGEVSGSENEKEGAFDDFF
- the LOC126623260 gene encoding myosin-9-like isoform X5 encodes the protein MKFIYGRLCYNTLTSWQTYTGNILIAINPFQSLSHLYDADMMERYNGVPYGELRPHVFAIADAAYREMIKEGKGNSILVSGESGAGKTETTKMLMRYLAYLGGNAAAEGRTVEQKVLESNPVLEAFGNAKTVRNNNSSRFGKFVEIQFDKCGRISGAAIRTYLLERSRVCQISDSERNYHCFYLLCAAPPQEIEKYKLGEPKLYHYLNQSNCYELDGTSDQHNYLSTRRAMDVVGINAVEQEAIFRVVAAILHLGNIDFANGGDNDSSVLKNDESLFHLQMTAELLMCNPRALEDALCKRVMVTPEEIIKKSLDPHGATVSRDGLAKTIYSRLFDWLVDKINFSIGQDPNSKCLIGVLDIYGFESFKTNSFEQFCINYTNEKLQQHFNKHVFKTQQEEYTKEEIDWSYIEFVDNKDVLDLIEQKKGGIIALLDEACMFPKSTHETFSTKLYQTFKDHKRFIKPKLTRSDFTIVHYAGEVQYQSDQFLDKNKDYIVPEHRDLLSASTCSFVAGLFPPLTEEVAKSSKFSSISSRFKLQLQQLMEILNSTEPHYIRCIKPNNVLKPAVFENDNVMQQLRSGGVLEAVRIKCAGYPTYRSFSEFLSRFRVLAPEVLKMDCPENEACEKILVKMGLRGYQIGKTKVFLRAGQMAELDAKRILLLGDSSKVIQTRGRTRITRKKYVSTREASICVQSFCKGELVRKLFKLKKREISAVKIQKTARKRLARKDYLRIKFASTILQAGVRAVAARDEFRYRVNAAIIIQTGLRAMAARYDFRCRINAAVIIQTGLRAMAARDVFRCRINAAVIIQTGLRAMAARDVFRCRAQSKPKVIVQTDLETKIAETPKLEPSVQANTDLEKEKVEEATNAESSLLTNVSRGFEIDALSKSQVAQVEIEDACSITEDLSSPDQNAERVKILTAEVESLKVMLQAEKQRANECERRYVEARVSSEEGRRKLEETERIVLQLQESLNRMIYCMSNQVSELKTILSTASKSSSTTSGPLVRHEGFDSISSNSDYSSTDSDFTFPAPATSSVNFSSTGPSSIQLIVQDVSGGEVSGSENEKEGAFDDFF
- the LOC126623260 gene encoding myosin-11-like isoform X2, translating into MAKPVTIVVGSHIWVENPVWIDGEVLNIKGDDAEIQTSGGSKVVAKLSKIYPKDTETPPGGVDDMTKLSYLHEPGVLHNLATRYEINEIYTYTGNILIAINPFQSLSHLYDADMMERYNGVPYGELRPHVFAIADAAYREMIKEGKGNSILVSGESGAGKTETTKMLMRYLAYLGGNAAAEGRTVEQKVLESNPVLEAFGNAKTVRNNNSSRFGKFVEIQFDKCGRISGAAIRTYLLERSRVCQISDSERNYHCFYLLCAAPPQEIEKYKLGEPKLYHYLNQSNCYELDGTSDQHNYLSTRRAMDVVGINAVEQEAIFRVVAAILHLGNIDFANGGDNDSSVLKNDESLFHLQMTAELLMCNPRALEDALCKRVMVTPEEIIKKSLDPHGATVSRDGLAKTIYSRLFDWLVDKINFSIGQDPNSKCLIGVLDIYGFESFKTNSFEQFCINYTNEKLQQHFNKHVFKTQQEEYTKEEIDWSYIEFVDNKDVLDLIEQKKGGIIALLDEACMFPKSTHETFSTKLYQTFKDHKRFIKPKLTRSDFTIVHYAGEVQYQSDQFLDKNKDYIVPEHRDLLSASTCSFVAGLFPPLTEEVAKSSKFSSISSRFKLQLQQLMEILNSTEPHYIRCIKPNNVLKPAVFENDNVMQQLRSGGVLEAVRIKCAGYPTYRSFSEFLSRFRVLAPEVLKMDCPENEACEKILVKMGLRGYQIGKTKVFLRAGQMAELDAKRILLLGDSSKVIQTRGRTRITRKKYVSTREASICVQSFCKGELVRKLFKLKKREISAVKIQKTARKRLARKDYLRIKFASTILQAGVRAVAARDEFRYRVNAAIIIQTGLRAMAARDVFRCRINAAVIIQTGLRAMAARDVFRCRAQSKPKVIVQTDLETKIAETPKLEPSVQANTDLEKEKVEEATNAESSLLTNVSRGFEIDALSKSQVAQVEIEDACSITEDLSSPDQNAERVKILTAEVESLKVMLQAEKQRANECERRYVEARVSSEEGRRKLEETERIVLQLQESLNRMIYCMSNQVSELKTILSTASKSSSTTSGPLVRHEGFDSISSNSDYSSTDSDFTFPAPATSSVNFSSTGPSSIQLIVQDVSGGEVSGSENEKEGAFDDFF
- the LOC126623260 gene encoding myosin-11-like isoform X3; the encoded protein is MAKPVTIVVGSHIWVENPVWIDGEVLNIKGDDAEIQTSGGSKVVAKLSKIYPKDTETPPGGVDDMTKLSYLHEPGVLHNLATRYEINEIYTYTGNILIAINPFQSLSHLYDADMMERYNGVPYGELRPHVFAIADAAYREMIKEGKGNSILVSGESGAGKTETTKMLMRYLAYLGGNAAAEGRTVEQKVLESNPVLEAFGNAKTVRNNNSSRFGKFVEIQFDKCGRISGAAIRTYLLERSRVCQISDSERNYHCFYLLCAAPPQEIEKYKLGEPKLYHYLNQSNCYELDGTSDQHNYLSTRRAMDVVGINAVEQEAIFRVVAAILHLGNIDFANGGDNDSSVLKNDESLFHLQMTAELLMCNPRALEDALCKRVMVTPEEIIKKSLDPHGATVSRDGLAKTIYSRLFDWLVDKINFSIGQDPNSKCLIGVLDIYGFESFKTNSFEQFCINYTNEKLQQHFNKHVFKTQQEEYTKEEIDWSYIEFVDNKDVLDLIEQKKGGIIALLDEACMFPKSTHETFSTKLYQTFKDHKRFIKPKLTRSDFTIVHYAGEVQYQSDQFLDKNKDYIVPEHRDLLSASTCSFVAGLFPPLTEEVAKSSKFSSISSRFKLQLQQLMEILNSTEPHYIRCIKPNNVLKPAVFENDNVMQQLRSGGVLEAVRIKCAGYPTYRSFSEFLSRFRVLAPEVLKMDCPENEACEKILVKMGLRGYQIGKTKVFLRAGQMAELDAKRILLLGDSSKVIQTRGRTRITRKKYVSTREASICVQSFCKGELVRKLFKLKKREISAVKIQKTARKRLARKDYLRIKFASTILQAGVRAVAARDEFRYRVNAAIIIQTGLRAMAARDVFRCRAQSKPKVIVQTDLETKIAETPKLEPSVQANTDLEKEKVEEATNAESSLLTNVSRGFEIDALSKSQVAQVEIEDACSITEDLSSPDQNAERVKILTAEVESLKVMLQAEKQRANECERRYVEARVSSEEGRRKLEETERIVLQLQESLNRMIYCMSNQVSELKTILSTASKSSSTTSGPLVRHEGFDSISSNSDYSSTDSDFTFPAPATSSVNFSSTGPSSIQLIVQDVSGGEVSGSENEKEGAFDDFF
- the LOC126623260 gene encoding myosin-11-like isoform X4, with the translated sequence MAKPVTIVVGSHIWVENPVWIDGEVLNIKGDDAEIQTSGGSKVVAKLSKIYPKDTETPPGGVDDMTKLSYLHEPGVLHNLATRYEINEIYTYTGNILIAINPFQSLSHLYDADMMERYNGVPYGELRPHVFAIADAAYREMIKEGKGNSILVSGESGAGKTETTKMLMRYLAYLGGNAAAEGRTVEQKVLESNPVLEAFGNAKTVRNNNSSRFGKFVEIQFDKCGRISGAAIRTYLLERSRVCQISDSERNYHCFYLLCAAPPQEIEKYKLGEPKLYHYLNQSNCYELDGTSDQHNYLSTRRAMDVVGINAVEQEAIFRVVAAILHLGNIDFANGGDNDSSVLKNDESLFHLQMTAELLMCNPRALEDALCKRVMVTPEEIIKKSLDPHGATVSRDGLAKTIYSRLFDWLVDKINFSIGQDPNSKCLIGVLDIYGFESFKTNSFEQFCINYTNEKLQQHFNKHVFKTQQEEYTKEEIDWSYIEFVDNKDVLDLIEQKKGGIIALLDEACMFPKSTHETFSTKLYQTFKDHKRFIKPKLTRSDFTIVHYAGEVQYQSDQFLDKNKDYIVPEHRDLLSASTCSFVAGLFPPLTEEVAKSSKFSSISSRFKLQLQQLMEILNSTEPHYIRCIKPNNVLKPAVFENDNVMQQLRSGGVLEAVRIKCAGYPTYRSFSEFLSRFRVLAPEVLKMDCPENEACEKILVKMGLRGYQIGKTKVFLRAGQMAELDAKRILLLGDSSKVIQTRGRTRITRKKYVSTREASICVQSFCKGELVRKLFKLKKREISAVKIQKTARKRLARKDYLRIKFASTILQAGVRAVAARDEFRYRVNAAIIIQTGLRAMAARYDFRCRINAAVIIQTGLRAMAARDVFRCRINAAVIIQTGLRAMAARDVFRCRAQSKPKVIVQTDLETKIAETPKLEPSVQANTDLEKEKVEEATNAESSLLTNVSRGFEIDALSKSQVAQVEIEDACSITEDLSSPDQNAERVKILTAEVESLKVMLQAEKQRANECERRYVEARVSSEEGRRKLEETERIVLQLQESLNSVFQDDILHVKPSFRAENNIIYSIQVKFNNFRTFG